From the Bacteroidota bacterium genome, one window contains:
- a CDS encoding zinc-ribbon domain containing protein produces MEASASPRLYHCPLCGEHRALADTCLGSRSFEAYHKACWGRKPDVANVELWNERWRDWACTICIQAGRAIVANYRLQTSLDAFPPAMVVYRDAVRKCADCRQDYVFTAQEQRLWYEEWRIPMEAEPRACTECRKKRRQGREVSIAVQALKDRAKTAQSLEAMQALVSFYKAHDKPTQADYWSRLARKVKAQRLEELAALLERLNVNDAAEVERIAALLAETGQADTPMGRDFARRIKGLERGKKGR; encoded by the coding sequence ATGGAAGCCTCCGCATCCCCGCGTTTATACCACTGCCCGCTCTGCGGGGAGCATCGTGCCTTGGCGGATACTTGCCTGGGTTCGCGGTCTTTTGAGGCTTATCACAAGGCTTGCTGGGGTCGCAAGCCGGATGTGGCGAATGTGGAGCTGTGGAACGAACGGTGGCGGGATTGGGCCTGCACGATATGCATCCAAGCAGGTCGGGCCATTGTGGCGAATTACCGGTTGCAAACCTCTTTGGATGCCTTTCCTCCTGCGATGGTGGTTTACCGGGATGCGGTGCGCAAATGTGCAGATTGTCGCCAAGATTATGTCTTCACAGCGCAGGAGCAGCGGCTTTGGTATGAGGAGTGGCGCATTCCGATGGAAGCGGAGCCCCGTGCCTGCACGGAATGCCGGAAGAAAAGGCGGCAAGGACGGGAAGTGAGCATCGCCGTGCAAGCGCTGAAGGACAGGGCAAAAACGGCGCAATCGTTGGAGGCCATGCAGGCATTGGTTTCATTCTACAAAGCCCATGACAAACCCACACAAGCCGATTACTGGTCCCGCTTGGCCCGCAAGGTGAAAGCGCAAAGGTTGGAAGAATTGGCCGCCTTGCTCGAACGTCTGAATGTGAATGATGCGGCTGAAGTGGAGCGGATTGCAGCTTTGCTTGCCGAGACCGGGCAAGCAGATACTCCGATGGGAAGGGACTTTGCACGGCGGATCAAGGGTTTGGAACGGGGGAAGAAGGGGCGCTAA
- a CDS encoding S8 family serine peptidase gives MKRINVILKATKTGTTTPEPIKIDLIEKIELVPNFDFREKFEAFLATREEKIAPERLTKLFYDSLSAEEQLLMRSYSGNLENDDLLAEAVAQLSKHPLVQDAREDSLNELYLIPNDTNYSQLWAMPKINAPKAWDITRGGGTLVAVCDTGIDPKHPDLSSNLWNNGAGHFGFDFSNNDTNPSDYHGHGTHVAGTIAAAGNNQLGVVGVAYEAKVMAVKVFPNAFNSVCAQGIRYAADNGARLINCSWGPGGTGPVSADPTLKAAIDYAFNKGCYCIFSAGNNNIDCSTQFPANYDKVITVASTNTADQRSPFSNFGKVVDIAAPGEDILSLQMTTANYTRMSGTSMAAPHVTGACALILSLASHLSFKNLRYFLQKSADPITTNRPISGLRLNCYRLIAPAPQTVHRQSTVYTNVGRYALHTSGHIAHILYGSAWVQNLIPVSGSPIRPGTFCNMANDRVAAVNVVGNMVNTYPWNGAIQYAPIPETFGIVPGTLRFAASRDAYFAANVFHDFVHIKWVNNQWNMDIVPSIATKPILAASVELALAPERPMAINGAGEMVHLWADPNGTVLCDGSKLSYGYLQTSGLVS, from the coding sequence ATGAAAAGGATTAACGTCATTTTGAAAGCCACCAAAACCGGCACCACCACTCCCGAGCCCATCAAGATCGACCTGATCGAGAAAATCGAGCTCGTCCCCAACTTTGATTTCCGCGAAAAGTTCGAGGCATTTCTGGCCACACGGGAGGAAAAAATTGCGCCCGAAAGGCTGACCAAACTGTTCTACGACAGCCTCAGCGCAGAAGAACAACTGCTGATGCGCAGCTACAGCGGGAACCTGGAAAATGATGACCTGCTTGCCGAGGCGGTGGCGCAATTGAGCAAGCATCCTCTGGTGCAGGATGCCCGCGAAGACAGCCTCAATGAACTGTACTTGATTCCCAACGACACCAACTATTCCCAACTCTGGGCGATGCCCAAGATCAACGCCCCGAAGGCTTGGGACATCACCCGTGGCGGCGGAACCCTCGTGGCGGTTTGCGATACCGGCATTGACCCCAAGCATCCTGATCTTTCGAGCAACCTATGGAACAACGGTGCCGGGCATTTTGGATTTGACTTCTCCAACAACGATACCAATCCCAGCGATTACCATGGTCACGGCACCCACGTCGCAGGCACCATCGCCGCTGCAGGCAACAATCAACTCGGGGTGGTCGGCGTGGCCTACGAGGCAAAAGTAATGGCTGTCAAGGTCTTCCCGAATGCCTTCAACAGTGTCTGCGCACAGGGCATCCGATACGCTGCGGACAATGGTGCGCGGCTCATCAACTGTTCGTGGGGTCCCGGTGGTACGGGCCCGGTCTCTGCCGACCCGACCTTGAAGGCAGCGATTGATTACGCCTTTAACAAAGGTTGCTATTGTATCTTCTCCGCCGGGAACAACAACATCGATTGCAGCACGCAATTCCCCGCCAACTACGACAAAGTCATCACCGTGGCTTCCACCAATACGGCCGACCAAAGATCCCCGTTCTCCAACTTTGGAAAAGTAGTGGATATTGCGGCACCCGGCGAAGACATCTTGTCGCTCCAAATGACCACCGCCAATTATACCCGCATGTCCGGAACATCCATGGCTGCGCCGCATGTGACGGGGGCTTGTGCCCTGATTCTTTCGCTTGCTTCCCACCTGTCTTTCAAGAACCTGCGCTACTTTTTGCAGAAGTCGGCGGATCCTATCACCACCAACCGACCGATCAGCGGCCTTCGACTCAATTGTTATCGTTTGATCGCACCCGCGCCACAAACGGTACACCGGCAGAGCACGGTTTATACCAACGTGGGACGCTATGCTTTGCATACGAGTGGGCATATTGCGCATATCCTGTACGGGTCTGCATGGGTGCAAAACTTGATCCCCGTGAGCGGTTCGCCGATTCGTCCGGGCACATTCTGCAACATGGCCAATGACCGCGTGGCGGCCGTCAACGTGGTCGGTAACATGGTCAACACCTATCCATGGAATGGCGCCATCCAATACGCACCGATCCCGGAGACCTTTGGCATCGTACCGGGCACATTGCGGTTTGCTGCATCTCGCGACGCCTACTTTGCGGCCAATGTCTTCCATGATTTCGTGCACATCAAATGGGTGAACAATCAATGGAACATGGATATCGTGCCCAGCATTGCGACGAAGCCGATCCTTGCGGCCTCGGTGGAACTCGCGCTCGCCCCTGAGCGTCCGATGGCCATCAACGGCGCCGGGGAAATGGTGCACTTGTGGGCGGACCCCAATGGGACGGTCTTGTGCGACGGCAGCAAACTCAGCTACGGGTATTTGCAAACGAGTGGTTTGGTTTCTTGA